One region of Sulfurisphaera ohwakuensis genomic DNA includes:
- a CDS encoding ABC transporter ATP-binding protein, which yields MLCIHVSNVEKRYGNLIALNGISFDINCNEKWALLGPNGAGKSTLLKILAGLIRPDKGEVKIMDKDPSSVEIKKILGYLPEDADPFPGLSVIDNLKFVASLRNVDENKIYDLLDVLDLRHYINYKASTLSRGNKQKLAIAMAILHEPNIILLDEPLNYLDIPTQETVIELLKKMNTLLVSTHILSVADKLATKVLIISNGIIRWMGDFVELKKMANGNEPIEHIIAKLIKGYY from the coding sequence ATGCTATGTATTCATGTAAGTAACGTAGAAAAAAGATATGGTAATTTGATAGCATTAAACGGAATTTCCTTTGATATAAACTGTAATGAAAAATGGGCGTTACTGGGGCCTAATGGTGCTGGTAAAAGTACTTTATTAAAAATTTTGGCTGGATTAATAAGACCAGATAAAGGAGAAGTGAAGATTATGGACAAAGATCCATCTTCGGTAGAAATAAAGAAAATTCTTGGATATCTACCGGAAGATGCTGACCCTTTCCCCGGGCTTTCTGTTATAGATAATTTGAAATTTGTAGCCTCATTAAGAAATGTTGATGAAAACAAAATATACGACCTATTAGATGTATTAGATCTGCGCCATTACATCAATTATAAGGCTTCTACATTATCTAGAGGGAATAAACAAAAATTAGCTATTGCTATGGCTATTCTGCATGAACCTAATATTATTCTACTAGATGAGCCTTTGAATTACCTTGATATTCCAACCCAAGAGACTGTAATAGAACTACTAAAGAAAATGAATACTTTACTGGTTTCAACTCATATACTTTCAGTCGCAGATAAATTAGCAACAAAAGTATTGATTATTTCAAATGGTATTATCAGATGGATGGGAGATTTCGTTGAGCTTAAGAAAATGGCTAATGGGAACGAACCTATTGAACATATTATAGCTAAGCTAATTAAAGGATATTATTAG
- a CDS encoding GNAT family N-acetyltransferase — MSIEELITSSLSKYDSYYALKNAKSSKILIQKYNGKEIGFAELKKYKNIGAIFYVGILPEYRGKGFGKELIKKAEEIFKRKNVDIIVASTKSDNIAAIKLFKSLDYTIFNKKYVKNKIIELLDAYEDDTIVCKELNENIECGKIIFK, encoded by the coding sequence ATGAGTATTGAAGAACTAATAACTTCTTCTCTTTCTAAATATGATAGCTATTATGCATTAAAAAATGCTAAATCCTCAAAAATTTTAATACAAAAATATAACGGAAAGGAAATAGGATTTGCAGAACTCAAAAAATATAAAAATATTGGGGCAATATTCTATGTAGGTATCTTACCAGAATACAGAGGTAAAGGTTTTGGAAAAGAATTAATAAAAAAAGCTGAAGAGATATTTAAAAGAAAAAATGTTGATATTATAGTAGCTTCAACAAAAAGTGATAATATTGCTGCAATTAAACTGTTTAAGAGTTTGGATTATACCATATTTAATAAAAAATATGTAAAGAATAAGATCATTGAGTTATTGGACGCGTATGAAGATGATACTATTGTTTGCAAAGAATTAAATGAAAACATAGAATGTGGAAAGATAATATTTAAGTAA
- a CDS encoding adenosylcobinamide amidohydrolase produces the protein MIKKVLRYSLDKQYITLSSTLYPEGISYVDNIVLVIVDKNYCNTNPWSDIMQYVNENSVAFMTASEKFIFEKYDGKIKIFLSVGIGESGEDAGCTINVGAFLDFSLNINGLVDLVRTITEAKCGALRDLSLPYTGTASDAVAVGSLAGNEYFSGPSTELGKRIARIIREKIKELLT, from the coding sequence GTGATTAAAAAAGTACTAAGATATTCTTTAGACAAACAATACATTACTCTTTCGTCAACATTATATCCAGAAGGAATAAGTTATGTTGATAATATAGTTTTAGTGATAGTAGATAAGAATTACTGTAATACTAACCCGTGGAGTGATATTATGCAATATGTAAATGAAAATAGTGTAGCTTTTATGACTGCATCAGAGAAGTTTATTTTTGAAAAATATGATGGAAAAATAAAAATTTTCCTTAGTGTTGGAATAGGCGAAAGTGGAGAAGATGCGGGTTGTACTATAAATGTCGGTGCATTTTTAGACTTTAGCCTAAACATTAATGGGTTAGTTGATCTGGTAAGAACTATTACAGAAGCAAAATGTGGTGCGCTAAGAGACTTATCCCTTCCATATACTGGCACTGCAAGTGATGCAGTTGCTGTAGGTAGTCTTGCAGGCAATGAATATTTTTCAGGTCCTTCAACAGAATTAGGAAAGAGAATAGCTAGGATTATACGAGAAAAAATAAAGGAATTACTTACTTAA
- a CDS encoding DUF4322 domain-containing protein, with the protein MIIPDSIHPKTLAQIKEKLFSIINFKGRKAEEVKKTLVTAALTKDSVENKAKEFGISPQTVRNYVEEQPQVIEQMLNMIKTTSIKELGGRKRVKISID; encoded by the coding sequence TTGATAATACCAGACTCCATCCACCCAAAAACACTTGCACAAATCAAGGAAAAATTATTTTCCATCATAAACTTCAAGGGAAGAAAGGCAGAAGAAGTCAAGAAAACACTTGTAACAGCAGCACTAACAAAAGATTCAGTAGAAAACAAGGCAAAAGAATTTGGCATCTCACCACAAACAGTAAGAAACTACGTGGAAGAACAACCACAAGTAATAGAACAAATGCTAAACATGATCAAAACAACCTCCATTAAGGAACTAGGCGGAAGAAAACGTGTAAAAATATCAATAGACTAA
- the rpsJ gene encoding 30S ribosomal protein S10 — protein MPTKARIRLWSTNIENLNFVVNQIKTLAQKTGVEISGPIPLPTSRMEVPVMRLPHGEGKKKWEHWEMKIHKRIIDIASDERVMRQLMRVRVPDDVYIEIELI, from the coding sequence ATGCCTACTAAGGCGAGAATTAGACTTTGGAGTACTAATATAGAGAATTTAAACTTTGTAGTGAATCAAATAAAAACTTTGGCTCAAAAAACTGGAGTCGAAATAAGTGGACCTATTCCATTACCGACTTCAAGAATGGAAGTTCCAGTAATGAGATTACCACACGGAGAAGGAAAGAAAAAATGGGAGCATTGGGAAATGAAAATACATAAAAGAATAATTGATATTGCATCTGATGAGAGAGTCATGAGACAATTAATGAGAGTAAGAGTACCAGATGATGTATACATAGAGATAGAATTAATATAA
- the tuf gene encoding translation elongation factor EF-1 subunit alpha: protein MSQKPHLNLIVIGHVDHGKSTLVGRLLMDRGFLDEKTIKEAEEAAKKLGKESEKYAFLLDRLKEERERGVTINLTFMRFETKKFFFTIIDAPGHRDFVKNMITGASQADAAILVVSAKKGEYEAGMSAEGQTREHIILAKTMGINQVIVAVNKMDLTDPPYDEKRYKEIVDQVGKFMKSFGFDMNKVKFVPVVAPTGENITQRSENMKWYTGPTLEEYLDQLEIPPKPVDKPLRIPIQEVYSISGVGVVPVGRVETGVLKVGDKVVFMPVGKVGEVRSIETHHTKIEKAEPGDNIGFNVRGVEKKDIKRGDVAGSLNVPPTVADEFTAQIIVIWHPTAVSVGYTPVVHIHTASVACRITELTSKIDPKTGKEVEKNPQFLKSGDSAIVKMKPIKELVVEKFREFPALGRFAMRDMGKTVGVGVVIDVKPKKVEIK from the coding sequence ATGTCACAAAAGCCACACCTTAATTTAATTGTTATAGGACATGTAGACCATGGTAAAAGCACCTTAGTTGGAAGACTTTTGATGGATAGAGGTTTTCTAGATGAAAAAACAATAAAAGAGGCAGAAGAAGCTGCAAAGAAACTAGGTAAAGAATCAGAGAAATATGCCTTCTTACTAGATAGATTAAAAGAAGAAAGAGAAAGAGGTGTAACGATAAACTTAACCTTTATGAGATTCGAAACAAAGAAGTTCTTCTTTACAATTATTGATGCACCCGGTCATAGAGACTTCGTAAAGAACATGATAACTGGTGCAAGCCAAGCTGATGCTGCTATACTAGTAGTTTCAGCCAAGAAAGGTGAATATGAAGCTGGAATGAGTGCTGAAGGACAGACAAGAGAGCATATAATACTAGCAAAAACAATGGGAATTAATCAAGTAATAGTGGCTGTAAATAAGATGGATCTAACTGATCCACCTTATGATGAAAAGAGATACAAAGAAATTGTAGACCAAGTAGGTAAGTTTATGAAAAGCTTTGGATTTGATATGAACAAAGTTAAGTTTGTACCAGTAGTTGCACCAACTGGTGAAAATATAACACAGAGATCTGAAAATATGAAATGGTATACTGGTCCAACATTAGAAGAATATTTAGATCAACTAGAGATACCACCAAAACCAGTTGATAAACCATTAAGAATACCAATTCAAGAAGTATACTCAATTTCTGGCGTAGGTGTAGTCCCAGTAGGTAGAGTAGAAACTGGTGTCCTTAAAGTAGGTGATAAAGTAGTATTTATGCCAGTAGGAAAAGTTGGTGAAGTTAGATCTATTGAAACTCATCATACAAAAATTGAAAAAGCAGAACCTGGAGATAATATTGGATTCAACGTTAGAGGCGTTGAAAAGAAAGATATCAAAAGAGGAGATGTTGCTGGTAGCTTAAATGTTCCACCTACTGTTGCTGACGAATTTACGGCACAAATAATAGTAATATGGCATCCAACAGCTGTTAGTGTAGGTTATACTCCAGTAGTTCATATACACACAGCTAGTGTAGCTTGTAGAATAACAGAACTTACTTCAAAGATTGATCCAAAGACCGGTAAAGAGGTTGAAAAGAACCCACAATTCTTAAAGTCTGGTGATTCAGCAATAGTAAAAATGAAGCCTATAAAAGAGTTAGTTGTTGAGAAATTTAGAGAATTCCCAGCGCTAGGAAGGTTTGCTATGAGAGATATGGGTAAAACAGTGGGAGTAGGAGTAGTTATTGATGTAAAGCCAAAGAAGGTAGAAATTAAATAA
- a CDS encoding 30S ribosomal protein S7: MESFEVSSIDLKVFGKWDTKVEIRDPSLKKYISLMPVYLPHTGGRHEHRRFGKAKLPIVERLINNVMRPGRNKGKKMLAYNIVKTAFDIIALKTGQNPIQILVRAIENSAPREEVTRIMYGGIVYYVAVDVAPQRRVDLALRHLVMGAKEASFNNPKPIEEALAEEIIAAANNDPKSFAIRKKEEIERIALSSR; the protein is encoded by the coding sequence ATGGAATCCTTTGAAGTTTCATCAATAGACCTCAAAGTATTTGGTAAGTGGGATACAAAAGTAGAAATTAGAGATCCTAGTCTAAAGAAATACATAAGTTTAATGCCAGTTTATTTGCCCCATACAGGCGGTAGGCATGAGCATAGGAGGTTTGGAAAAGCTAAATTACCAATCGTAGAAAGACTTATCAATAATGTAATGAGACCAGGTAGAAATAAGGGAAAGAAAATGTTAGCTTATAACATAGTGAAAACTGCTTTTGATATAATAGCATTAAAAACAGGTCAAAATCCTATCCAAATATTAGTTAGAGCTATAGAAAACTCTGCTCCTAGAGAGGAAGTAACAAGAATAATGTACGGTGGTATTGTTTACTATGTTGCTGTAGATGTAGCTCCACAAAGAAGAGTAGACCTAGCTTTAAGACATCTAGTTATGGGTGCAAAAGAAGCTTCATTTAATAATCCTAAACCAATAGAAGAAGCCTTGGCTGAAGAAATAATTGCTGCAGCAAACAATGATCCAAAAAGCTTTGCGATTAGAAAGAAAGAAGAAATTGAGAGAATTGCATTAAGCTCGAGATAA
- a CDS encoding bifunctional nuclease family protein translates to MSQDNSEELIKVEKVEAFFYPIHGIPTMVLYLEDGREFKMFQIPPEIVIALNRLQEKRDYEELLRGDKRENIYDVLAFSSEIKDQLSKIINRVVINDVNEEYGVYIATVEFKFDGVIIEKQLIPSHAVFLAIVSNRPIYVKKSLVDEQEKQERKSGEDV, encoded by the coding sequence ATGAGCCAAGATAATTCAGAGGAGTTAATAAAAGTAGAAAAAGTAGAAGCGTTCTTTTACCCTATTCATGGGATTCCAACAATGGTATTATATCTAGAAGATGGAAGAGAATTTAAAATGTTTCAGATTCCACCAGAAATTGTTATAGCATTAAATAGATTACAGGAGAAAAGAGATTACGAAGAATTATTAAGAGGTGATAAGAGAGAAAATATATATGATGTGCTTGCATTCTCTTCTGAAATTAAAGATCAATTAAGCAAGATAATAAATAGAGTTGTTATAAACGATGTGAACGAAGAGTATGGAGTTTATATTGCTACTGTAGAATTTAAATTTGATGGAGTAATCATAGAAAAACAATTAATTCCTAGTCATGCAGTTTTTCTTGCGATAGTATCTAATAGACCAATTTATGTAAAGAAGAGTTTAGTTGATGAACAAGAAAAACAGGAGAGAAAAAGCGGAGAAGACGTATAA
- a CDS encoding 30S ribosomal protein S12 → MAGGKSPKGMFAARKLRLKRLKFRWHQRKFKRRMLKLKEKFDPLEGAPMARGIVLEKVGIESRQPNSAVRKAVRVQLVKNGRIVTAFVPGDGGVNFIDEHDEVVIAGIGGTLGRSMGDLPGVRYKVIMVNGVSLDALYKGKKQKPVR, encoded by the coding sequence ATGGCAGGAGGTAAATCACCTAAAGGAATGTTTGCTGCAAGGAAATTAAGGTTAAAGAGACTTAAGTTTAGATGGCATCAAAGAAAATTCAAGAGAAGAATGCTGAAATTAAAAGAAAAATTTGATCCATTAGAAGGGGCACCAATGGCTAGAGGTATAGTATTAGAAAAAGTAGGAATTGAATCTAGGCAACCTAACTCTGCTGTAAGAAAAGCTGTAAGAGTACAATTAGTAAAAAATGGTAGAATAGTTACTGCTTTCGTTCCTGGAGACGGTGGCGTAAACTTCATTGATGAACATGATGAGGTAGTCATTGCTGGAATTGGAGGAACTCTAGGCAGATCAATGGGAGACTTACCCGGAGTAAGATATAAGGTAATTATGGTTAATGGTGTTTCTTTGGATGCTCTATATAAGGGTAAAAAACAAAAGCCAGTAAGATAG
- a CDS encoding NusA-like transcription termination signal-binding factor — MPEIKLTSEELRYMSLFQDVTRVTARDCIVDEENNRIIFLVNPENMGTAIGKNGSNVKRLEKLIGKSIEIVGYSDNLEDLVRNLMAPAKVRSVKVVQSNSKKTVYINVDPQDKGLAIGKNGRNVTRAKLILKRYMDIDSVIIT; from the coding sequence TTGCCTGAGATTAAGCTTACTTCAGAGGAATTAAGGTATATGTCACTTTTTCAAGACGTGACGCGTGTAACTGCAAGGGACTGTATCGTAGATGAGGAAAATAACAGAATTATATTTCTTGTAAACCCAGAAAATATGGGAACTGCTATAGGTAAAAATGGTTCTAATGTAAAAAGACTGGAAAAACTTATAGGAAAATCAATTGAGATTGTAGGATATAGTGATAACCTAGAAGATTTAGTAAGAAATTTAATGGCGCCTGCAAAGGTGAGAAGTGTAAAAGTGGTTCAGTCTAATTCTAAGAAGACAGTTTATATTAACGTTGATCCTCAAGATAAGGGCCTCGCTATTGGTAAGAACGGGAGAAATGTTACTAGAGCAAAGTTAATATTAAAAAGATATATGGATATTGATTCCGTGATTATAACTTAG
- a CDS encoding 50S ribosomal protein L30e, producing MSEVTGFESELKTLLRTGKVVFGSKKTIKMVKTGKVKMVIIASTLRQDLKDDILAYAKISNIPVYQYNGSAYELGTLCGKPFMISTIGVIDLGESRLLEEIKEGAQ from the coding sequence ATGTCAGAAGTAACAGGATTTGAAAGCGAGCTAAAAACTTTATTAAGAACAGGTAAAGTAGTTTTTGGGAGCAAAAAAACGATAAAAATGGTGAAGACAGGGAAAGTAAAAATGGTAATAATAGCTTCTACCTTGAGGCAAGATCTTAAGGATGATATTCTAGCTTATGCAAAGATATCTAATATTCCAGTTTATCAGTATAATGGTAGTGCATATGAATTAGGAACACTTTGTGGAAAACCATTTATGATATCCACTATTGGTGTTATAGATCTTGGCGAGTCTAGATTACTAGAAGAAATAAAGGAGGGGGCTCAATAA
- the rpoA2 gene encoding DNA-directed RNA polymerase subunit A'', with protein MVSEYIKSYIEKSLEQIKDKLPDKVIQDLREALLNTDINLTESDVDKIIDLAVKDYQESLIEPGEAVGIVSAQSIGEPGTQMTLRTFHFAGIRELNVTLGLPRLIEIVDARKTPSTPIMTIYLTDEYKYDKEKALEIARKIEYTKIENVISSISVDITNMSITIQLDEEMLKDKGVDPSSVKKIISKLKLGKIRIEDIDDYTFTIYFEEIDNISALFKMREKLLNTKIKGIKGIRRAIVQKKGDEYVIITDGSNLEGVIGIKGVDINKIQTNNIHEIAETFGIEAAREAIAREIKKVLEEQGLDVDMRHILLVADIMTRTGVVRQIGRHGVTGEKSSVLARAAFEVTVKHLLDAAARGEMEEFKGVVENIIIGQPIRLGTGIVELTMRLNVR; from the coding sequence ATGGTTTCGGAATATATTAAATCTTATATAGAAAAATCACTAGAACAAATTAAGGATAAATTACCTGATAAAGTAATTCAAGATTTAAGAGAAGCATTATTAAATACTGATATAAATCTCACAGAGTCTGATGTGGATAAAATAATAGATTTAGCAGTGAAAGATTACCAAGAGTCGTTGATTGAACCTGGAGAAGCTGTAGGTATTGTATCAGCACAGTCAATAGGCGAGCCTGGTACACAAATGACTTTAAGAACTTTCCACTTTGCCGGTATTAGAGAGTTAAATGTTACTTTAGGTTTACCCCGATTAATAGAGATTGTTGATGCAAGAAAAACACCATCCACTCCTATAATGACTATCTATTTAACAGATGAATATAAATATGATAAAGAAAAAGCATTAGAAATAGCAAGAAAAATTGAGTATACTAAAATAGAGAATGTAATTTCATCTATAAGCGTTGATATAACTAATATGTCTATTACCATACAATTAGATGAGGAAATGCTTAAAGACAAAGGAGTAGATCCTTCTAGTGTTAAGAAGATAATCTCAAAGTTAAAATTAGGTAAGATACGAATTGAAGACATTGATGATTATACTTTTACTATTTACTTTGAAGAAATAGATAATATTTCAGCTCTGTTTAAAATGCGTGAAAAGTTATTAAATACAAAAATTAAAGGAATTAAAGGAATTAGAAGAGCTATAGTGCAGAAAAAAGGAGATGAATATGTAATTATAACTGATGGTTCAAACTTAGAAGGCGTAATAGGAATAAAAGGAGTTGATATAAATAAAATTCAGACAAATAATATTCACGAGATAGCAGAAACTTTTGGAATAGAGGCTGCAAGAGAGGCCATTGCAAGAGAGATTAAAAAAGTTCTTGAAGAGCAAGGTCTAGATGTAGATATGAGGCATATTCTATTAGTAGCAGATATAATGACAAGAACTGGTGTAGTTAGGCAAATTGGAAGACATGGAGTAACTGGAGAAAAAAGTAGTGTATTAGCTAGAGCCGCATTTGAGGTAACCGTGAAACATTTACTTGACGCTGCAGCAAGAGGAGAAATGGAAGAATTTAAAGGAGTAGTAGAAAATATTATAATCGGTCAACCAATTAGATTGGGCACGGGTATAGTTGAGTTGACTATGAGACTGAATGTGAGGTGA
- the rpoA1 gene encoding DNA-directed RNA polymerase subunit A' — translation MSEKIIKGIKFGILSPDEIRKMSVTAIITSEVYDEDGTPIEGGVMDPRLGVIEPGQKCPTCGNTLNGCPGHFGHIELVRPVIHVGFVKHVYDILRATCRHCGRLKIKEEDLQRYSRIYHAIKDRWPSAARRLVEYIKKNAMKNMECPHCGEKQFKIKLEKPYNFYEERKEGVIRLTPSDIRERLERIPDSDYELLGYDPKYSRPEWMILTVLPVPPITIRPSITIESGIRAEDDLTHKLVDIIRINERLKESIDAGAPQLIIEDLWDLLQYHVSTYFDNEIPGIPPAKHRSGRPLRTLAQRLKGKEGRFRGNLSGKRVDFSARTVISPDPNISIDEVGVPVAIAKTLTVPERVTKMNIERMRQYVINGPEKWPGANYVIRPDGRRIDLRYVKDRKELASSLTPGYIVERHLIDGDIVLFNRQPSLHRISMMGHKVKVLPGRTFRLNLLVCPPYNADFDGDEMNLHVPQSEEAIAEAKEIMLVHKNIITPRYGGPIMGGAQDYISGAYLLTVKTTLLTREEVTTILGVTDFMGEIGEPAILAPKEYYTGKQIVSLFLPKDFNFHGQANISKGFRACKNEVCPHDSYIVIKNGILLEGVLDKKAIGNQQPESILHWLVREYGTEYGRWIMDNVFKLFIRFIELRGFTMTLDDVTIPPQAFKEIDEQIEVAYKKVEELIKQYNEGTLELIPGRTAEESLEDHILETLDQLRKVAGDIATKYLDPFNNVYIMAVTGARGSELNITQMTAMLGQQSVRGERIKRGYITRTLPHFKPGDISPDARGFVHNSFTRGLTPIEMFFHAAGGREGLVDTAVKTSQSGYMQRRLINALSDLRVEYDGTVRSLYGEVIELAYGEDEVHPMYSSHGKTVDVNRIIERVVGWKR, via the coding sequence ATGAGTGAAAAGATAATTAAAGGTATAAAATTTGGCATTCTTTCTCCAGATGAAATTAGAAAAATGTCAGTAACTGCTATTATAACATCTGAAGTATACGACGAAGATGGTACTCCTATTGAAGGAGGTGTAATGGATCCAAGGCTTGGAGTAATTGAACCAGGCCAAAAATGTCCTACATGTGGAAATACCTTGAATGGTTGTCCAGGACATTTTGGTCATATAGAATTAGTAAGGCCAGTAATTCACGTAGGTTTTGTAAAACACGTTTATGATATATTAAGGGCTACATGCAGACATTGTGGAAGACTTAAGATAAAAGAAGAAGATTTGCAGAGATATTCAAGAATATATCACGCAATTAAAGATAGATGGCCTTCTGCAGCAAGAAGATTAGTAGAATATATAAAGAAAAATGCAATGAAAAACATGGAATGTCCTCACTGTGGTGAAAAACAGTTCAAGATAAAGTTGGAGAAACCGTATAATTTCTATGAGGAGAGAAAAGAAGGTGTTATTAGGTTAACCCCTTCAGACATAAGAGAAAGACTAGAGAGAATACCAGATAGTGATTATGAATTATTAGGATACGATCCTAAATATTCTAGACCAGAATGGATGATTTTAACAGTATTACCTGTTCCTCCTATAACTATCAGGCCTTCAATAACAATAGAAAGTGGAATCAGAGCTGAAGATGATCTAACTCATAAGTTAGTGGATATAATAAGAATAAACGAAAGACTGAAGGAAAGCATTGATGCTGGTGCTCCACAATTAATAATTGAAGACTTATGGGATCTATTACAATATCATGTTTCTACTTACTTTGATAATGAAATACCTGGAATACCACCAGCAAAACATAGATCTGGTAGACCTTTAAGAACATTAGCTCAAAGATTAAAAGGAAAAGAAGGTAGATTCAGAGGTAACTTATCTGGAAAAAGAGTAGACTTTTCAGCAAGAACTGTAATATCACCTGATCCTAATATAAGTATTGATGAAGTCGGTGTACCAGTTGCTATTGCGAAAACGTTAACTGTACCAGAAAGAGTTACTAAAATGAATATAGAGAGAATGAGACAATATGTAATTAATGGCCCCGAAAAATGGCCAGGTGCAAATTATGTTATTAGACCAGATGGTAGAAGGATAGATTTAAGATATGTAAAGGATAGAAAGGAGCTTGCATCAAGTTTAACCCCCGGCTATATTGTTGAAAGACATTTAATTGATGGTGATATCGTATTATTTAATAGACAGCCATCTCTACATAGAATCTCCATGATGGGGCATAAAGTAAAGGTATTACCAGGTAGGACTTTCAGGTTAAATCTGTTAGTATGTCCTCCATATAATGCTGATTTTGATGGAGACGAAATGAATTTACATGTGCCTCAGTCAGAAGAAGCAATAGCTGAAGCTAAAGAAATAATGCTAGTACATAAGAATATAATAACCCCTAGATATGGAGGCCCTATAATGGGCGGAGCGCAAGATTATATTAGTGGAGCTTATCTGCTAACAGTAAAAACTACGTTACTTACTAGAGAAGAAGTAACTACAATTCTGGGTGTAACTGATTTTATGGGTGAAATAGGAGAGCCTGCAATACTAGCACCTAAAGAATATTACACCGGAAAACAGATAGTAAGTCTATTCTTGCCAAAAGATTTCAATTTCCATGGACAAGCTAATATATCTAAAGGTTTCAGAGCTTGTAAGAATGAAGTATGTCCTCATGATTCCTATATAGTTATTAAGAATGGTATACTTTTAGAAGGAGTACTAGATAAAAAAGCAATAGGAAATCAGCAACCAGAAAGCATATTGCATTGGTTAGTGAGAGAATATGGAACAGAATATGGACGATGGATAATGGATAATGTGTTCAAACTATTTATAAGGTTTATCGAGTTAAGAGGTTTCACTATGACGTTAGATGATGTAACGATACCACCTCAAGCATTTAAAGAAATTGATGAACAAATAGAAGTAGCTTATAAAAAAGTAGAAGAATTAATTAAGCAATATAATGAAGGAACATTAGAACTAATACCTGGTAGAACCGCTGAAGAGAGCCTAGAAGACCACATTTTAGAAACGTTAGATCAATTAAGAAAAGTAGCTGGCGATATAGCTACTAAATATCTAGATCCATTCAACAATGTTTATATCATGGCAGTTACTGGTGCAAGAGGTAGTGAACTAAACATAACGCAGATGACAGCTATGCTAGGTCAGCAGTCAGTAAGGGGAGAAAGAATAAAAAGAGGTTATATAACAAGAACATTACCTCATTTTAAGCCCGGAGATATTTCCCCAGATGCTAGAGGTTTTGTACATAACTCCTTCACAAGAGGATTAACACCAATAGAAATGTTCTTCCATGCAGCTGGAGGCAGAGAAGGATTAGTTGACACAGCAGTTAAAACATCACAAAGTGGGTATATGCAAAGAAGGTTAATTAACGCTTTATCTGATTTAAGAGTAGAATATGACGGTACTGTAAGGTCTTTATATGGTGAAGTAATCGAACTAGCTTATGGTGAAGATGAGGTGCATCCAATGTATAGTTCTCATGGTAAAACTGTTGACGTAAATAGAATAATAGAAAGAGTAGTAGGATGGAAGAGGTGA